From the Hevea brasiliensis isolate MT/VB/25A 57/8 chromosome 15, ASM3005281v1, whole genome shotgun sequence genome, one window contains:
- the LOC110643773 gene encoding protein ULTRAPETALA 2-like translates to MEIEVRISEALFPENELKDMVGFKRGPDYVEVKCGCTSRKYGDAIGNLRVHASGQFLITCDCTPGCREKRFTPYDFEKHSGKEGRIKWPSHLWVLMNDKKVPLRKTPLLKYYKHVANGASGSMRRIRHRDEFIQCSRCKKERRFRLRTKEECRIYHDAALKKKWKCADRPYDKITCKDDEERASRKNSRNCPRLRTCQGCTTCVCFGCFKCRFLDCNCRTCMDFMHNAEP, encoded by the exons ATGGAAATTGAAGTTAGGATCAGCGAAGCCCTTTTTCCTGAGAACGAACTCAAAGACATGGTTGGATTCAAGAGAGGACCCGATTACGTTGAAGTAAAGTGTGGATGTACGAGTAGGAAGTACGGCGATGCCATAGGAAACCTTAGAGTTCATGCAAGTGGTCAATTTCTGATAACCTGCGATTGTACTCCTGGATGCAGGGAGA AGAGATTCACGCCTTATGATTTTGAGAAGCATTCAGGGAAGGAAGGTAGGATCAAATGGCCCAGCCACTTGTGGGTGCTAATGAATGATAAAAAGGTGCCACTACGGAAAACCCCATTGCTCAAGTATTACAAGCATGTGGCTAACGGAGCAAGTGGGTCGATGAGACGAATACGTCATCGTGATGAATTCATTCAGTGCTCGAGATGCAAGAAAGAGCGCAGGTTTCGCCTGAGGACCAAGGAGGAATGCAGGATCTACCATGATGCTGCGCTTAAGAAAAAGTGGAAGTGTGCTGATAGGCCTTATGACAA AATTACCTGCAAGGATGATGAAGAGCGCGCCAGCCGCAAGAACAGCAGAAATTGTCCTCGGTTACGGACGTGCCAAGGCTGCACTACTTGCGTCTGCTTTGGGTGCTTCAAGTGCAGGTTTCTTGACTGCAACTGCCGCACTTGTATGGACTTCATGCATAACGCCGAACCTTAG
- the LOC110643750 gene encoding uncharacterized protein LOC110643750 isoform X2, with product MAAWTAAARQATNLTGLSFPRVAAVPQAASLIHRRGLAGGGDHHGPPKVNFWQDPMNPSKWKEEHFVIVSLTGWGLLFFGGYKFFTRGKKDKKEEVGEAGH from the exons ATGGCAGCATGGACGGCGGCGGCTCGTCAAGCCACGAATCTCACTGGCCTTTCCTTTCCAAGAGTTGCTGCAGTTCCTCAAGCCGCTTCCCTCATTCATCGGCGCGGTCTAGCTGGTGGTGGCG ATCATCATGGACCTCCCAAGGTCAACTTCTGGCAGGACCCTATGAACCCATCTAAATGGAAAGAAGAGCAT TTTGTGATCGTCTCTTTAACTGGATGGGGATTACTTTTCTTTGGAGGTTACAAGTTCTTCACTAGAGGCAAGAAAGACAAGAAAGAAGAG GTTGGAGAAGCTGGGCACTAG
- the LOC110643750 gene encoding uncharacterized protein LOC110643750 isoform X1 yields the protein MAAWTAAARQATNLTGLSFPRVAAVPQAASLIHRRGLAGGGDHHGPPKVNFWQDPMNPSKWKEEHFVIVSLTGWGLLFFGGYKFFTRGKKDKKEEKVGEAGH from the exons ATGGCAGCATGGACGGCGGCGGCTCGTCAAGCCACGAATCTCACTGGCCTTTCCTTTCCAAGAGTTGCTGCAGTTCCTCAAGCCGCTTCCCTCATTCATCGGCGCGGTCTAGCTGGTGGTGGCG ATCATCATGGACCTCCCAAGGTCAACTTCTGGCAGGACCCTATGAACCCATCTAAATGGAAAGAAGAGCAT TTTGTGATCGTCTCTTTAACTGGATGGGGATTACTTTTCTTTGGAGGTTACAAGTTCTTCACTAGAGGCAAGAAAGACAAGAAAGAAGAG AAGGTTGGAGAAGCTGGGCACTAG
- the LOC110643740 gene encoding uncharacterized protein LOC110643740, producing the protein MTSAIKIERDRQDKKFGWILSNLAKFAVKSNVNNAPKGVTGPQKLFKFVQERLQDPPTSLPLNNCKKPEDVKLEEMQTKVEEMLEDMAKLKQQNETSAKCTEVTEPLKKGPNEGSRKLDVLGPEKKRIFIRSRL; encoded by the exons ATGACTAGCGCCATTAAAATAGAGCGAGACCGACAGGACAAGAAGTTTGGATGGATCCTGTCGAACCTCGCCAAATTCGCTGTCAAGTCCAACGTCAACAACGCTCCCAAAGGCGTCACCG GTCCACAGAAACTTTTTAAGTTTGTGCAAGAGAGATTGCAGGATCCACCAACTTCACTTCCCTTAAATAACTGTAAGAAACCTGAAGATGTGAAATTAGAGGAGATGCAAACAAAAGTAGAAGAAATGCTGGAAGATATGGCAAAATTAAAACAGCAAAATGAGACATCAGCCAAATGCACGGAGGTAACAGAACCTTTGAAGAAGGGACCCAATGAAGGTAGCAGAAAGCTGGATGTTTTGGGAcctgagaagaagagaattttcaTTCGTTCTAGACTTTAA
- the LOC110643771 gene encoding uncharacterized protein LOC110643771, with translation MENVTDMQSKPQWQQRGNEEKEAAVHEEMKRMNQLPVNSTYAAHRLRVLNKILQLLSIQRTVSQDKELELLFAGLHL, from the exons ATGGAAAATGTAACTGATATGCAATCTAAACCTCAATGGCAACAAAGGGGAAATGAAGAGAAGGAGGCAGCAGTCCATGAAGAAATGAAAAGAATGAACCAACTTCCTGTAAATAGCACTTATGCTGCTCATCGCCTGCGAGTTCTCAATAAAATTCTGCAACTTTTGTCCATTCAG AGGACTGTCTCACAGGATAAGGAATTGGAGTTGCTTTTTGCTGGGCTGCATCTGTGA